The Actinomycetota bacterium genome includes the window GGCCCGACTTCATCGTCTGCGACTCCGAGACCTGCCGCTGGCACATCGCCCAGGCGACCGGCCTGCCCGTCTACCACCCGGTCCAGGTGCTCGACCGGGCGTACGCCACGGTCTGAGGTGTCGGCTCCCTTCTCGAAGGGAACGACACCGGCATGGAACTCTCGCTGGCCCTGACCCTGCCACGGGACGAGCAGACGGTCTCGGTGGCCCGACACATCGTCCGCAACGCCATGGAGCAGGTCGGTGTGGAGGAGACCTGCGTCTATGACGTCGAGCTGGCCTTGAGCGAGGCCTGCACCAATGTGCTGCTCCACTCCGGTCCCGGCGACCAGTACGTCGTCCGCCTCGACCTGAATGACCGTCTCGGCGTGATCCGGGTGATCGACGTCGGCCATGGCTTCGACTCGGCCAGGCTGCAGGCCGCGGGCCCCCTGCTCGAGGCCGAGCGGGGCCGTGGCCTGGGGCTGATGCAGGGCCTGGTCGACCGGGTCGACTTCACCTCCCGGGCCGAGGCGGGGACGATCGTCACCCTTGAGAAGGTCCTGACCTACGACGACGAGGCGTTCCTGGTGGGGCGCGGAAAGCAGGTTTGAACCCGGCTCGTATCGCTCATTCCAGTGCTGTCAAGGGCGGCAACATGCCGCCGAAGCGACGAAAGGACATGGAATGGGCATCATTGGCTGGATCGTGCTCGGCCTGCTCGCCGGGATCATCGCCAAGGCGATCCTGCCCGGCAACGACCCGGGCGGGATGATCGTGACCATCATCATCGGCATCGTGGGCGCGATCCTCGGCGGGTTCCTGGCCCAGGTGTTGTTCGGCCGTAACACGGTGGACGAGTTCTTCGACGTCAGCACGTGGCTGACGGCGATCATCGGCGCCATCATCCTGCTGGTGATCTACCGCCTCGCCGTCGGCCGAGGAGGCAGGCGCCGGGTCATCTAGCCCGGCACGTCCCAATCGACGCGCCCCCGGGCCGGGGGCGCGTCCCTTCTCCGTCAGCGGACCGCCCGGGCCGGCCCCAGCGGGCCGATGACCGGTGCCGAAGCGCTCGTCGGCCAGGGCGAAGGCGGCCACGGCGAGCGGCGCCACCGAACGGCCCACCGGCACCCGACCCGGGTCGAGGGCCAGGCGCACGAACCCGCCGACCCCGGACGGCCCGAACGACAGCACCCCGTCGGCCCGCCGCCCGTCCTCGGCCGGCCGGCAGGTCCCGCCCTTCGGTGGGCAGGAACCCCTCGGCCGCCAGCACCCCGTCGACGGTGAAGGCGCCCCGGTAGCCGACCCGCTCGCGCAACCCGGCCCCGACCCGGCGGGCCAGGTCGCGCA containing:
- a CDS encoding ATP-binding protein, with the translated sequence MELSLALTLPRDEQTVSVARHIVRNAMEQVGVEETCVYDVELALSEACTNVLLHSGPGDQYVVRLDLNDRLGVIRVIDVGHGFDSARLQAAGPLLEAERGRGLGLMQGLVDRVDFTSRAEAGTIVTLEKVLTYDDEAFLVGRGKQV
- a CDS encoding GlsB/YeaQ/YmgE family stress response membrane protein, producing MGIIGWIVLGLLAGIIAKAILPGNDPGGMIVTIIIGIVGAILGGFLAQVLFGRNTVDEFFDVSTWLTAIIGAIILLVIYRLAVGRGGRRRVI